In Campylobacter magnus, the following proteins share a genomic window:
- a CDS encoding flagellar basal body P-ring protein FlgI: MRYIFLLAFIIAAAYSAKVKDLASVIGVRENQVIGYGLVVGLSGTGDGSSSKFTIQSIANMLQSVNVKLSPNDIKSKNVAAVMVTGRLPAFARQGDTIDISVSSIGDAKSLMGGTLLLTALKGVDGEIYALGQGALALGGSVGRGGNHPTAATIPGGGIIEREVAYDIATATNASLSLKNSSFDTAKKLQDAINARFSNSALAIDPRTLQIQKPENMSMVEFMAAVLELDVDYSAEQKVVIDERTGTVVSGVGVKVEPTIISHGGITLKIEPNTYAPAGDTPAPNVLDIGDNTSINAGNNTLNVGTDTTVANVARALNKLGASPKDIIAILENLKRAGAIHANLEVI, translated from the coding sequence AGCATTTATTATCGCAGCAGCTTATAGCGCAAAGGTAAAAGACCTAGCTAGCGTAATCGGTGTGCGTGAAAACCAAGTCATCGGCTATGGCCTTGTAGTAGGACTTAGCGGCACTGGCGATGGCTCTAGCTCAAAGTTTACTATCCAATCAATCGCAAATATGCTACAAAGCGTAAATGTAAAACTAAGCCCAAATGATATAAAAAGTAAAAATGTAGCTGCTGTAATGGTAACAGGACGCCTACCAGCCTTCGCTCGCCAAGGCGATACCATAGACATCTCAGTAAGCTCAATCGGCGATGCTAAAAGCCTAATGGGCGGCACGCTACTACTAACTGCGCTAAAAGGCGTGGATGGTGAAATCTACGCTCTAGGCCAAGGCGCGCTAGCACTAGGTGGCTCAGTAGGCCGTGGTGGCAATCACCCTACCGCAGCCACTATCCCAGGCGGCGGCATAATCGAGCGAGAAGTAGCCTACGACATTGCCACAGCTACAAACGCAAGTCTAAGCCTGAAAAACTCTAGCTTTGATACAGCCAAAAAACTCCAAGATGCGATAAACGCTCGCTTTAGCAACTCAGCACTAGCAATTGACCCACGCACTTTGCAAATTCAAAAGCCAGAAAATATGAGCATGGTGGAGTTCATGGCAGCTGTGCTTGAGCTTGATGTGGATTACAGCGCAGAGCAAAAAGTAGTAATTGATGAGCGCACAGGCACAGTAGTAAGCGGTGTGGGCGTAAAAGTAGAGCCTACCATCATCAGCCACGGCGGTATCACGCTAAAAATAGAGCCAAACACTTACGCCCCAGCTGGCGATACGCCAGCTCCAAATGTGCTAGATATCGGCGATAACACGAGCATAAATGCGGGCAATAACACGCTAAATGTAGGCACTGATACCACAGTAGCAAATGTAGCAAGAGCACTAAATAAGCTAGGTGCTTCGCCAAAAGATATAATTGCGATCTTAGAAAATCTAAAAAGAGCAGGCGCAATCCACGCTAACTTGGAGGTGATTTGA
- a CDS encoding rod-binding protein, translating into MMIDNTLAINAYNASKIDALTARNAEIGNSSFASELDLALEKNTKPSAEFKANFKEQKELVNGIDTKALREQTDAFESFFVKMVLDIAIKTENPLFGKDAGDEIYGSMYRQTMSEALSGGFGFSDMIYDYLLERAK; encoded by the coding sequence TTGATGATAGATAATACCTTAGCCATAAATGCTTATAACGCAAGCAAAATAGATGCGCTAACAGCAAGAAACGCTGAAATAGGGAATTCTAGTTTTGCTAGCGAGCTAGACTTGGCTTTAGAAAAAAACACTAAGCCAAGTGCTGAGTTTAAAGCCAATTTTAAAGAGCAAAAAGAGCTAGTAAATGGCATTGATACCAAAGCGCTTAGAGAACAAACTGATGCTTTTGAGAGCTTTTTTGTAAAAATGGTGCTTGATATTGCTATAAAGACTGAAAATCCACTCTTTGGCAAGGACGCAGGAGATGAAATATACGGCTCAATGTATCGCCAGACGATGAGTGAGGCACTCTCAGGTGGATTTGGATTTAGTGATATGATTTATGATTATTTACTAGAAAGGGCTAAATAA